The Candidatus Poribacteria bacterium sequence ACGAAGATGGGATGCCTGTTTCAGCGAGTCTTGATTTGATGGCGTATGACGCTGGTAGTGAAGATAACACAGAGATGGCTTCGGATATTCCGGGACCCCTCGGTTTAGATGAAGCGACGGATCCCCCAGGAAGCAATGAACGTGTCCCGACCGAAGGCGGTGTCATAGCAGCCCACGAAGGTATTCAAGGTGTTGGAGATGTGACTGAAGCGTTTGCGTGGGGAGAGCCGACGGCGATGTTGACGATCACGCCAGTTGATGCGCCTGCGGAACCGATGCCTGAACCTGTCGTAGAAGGTCCTGGTTTTGATGTGACGCTTGAAGCGGGTTTGAACATGATTTCGATCCCTCTGATGCCGGCAGAACCCTACACGGCGAAATCGTTAGCGGAAATGCTGGGTGCGACAGCCGTTATTCAACTCGATGCAGCAACGCAGCATTTTGTCGGTTACACGATAGCCGATGAAGGTGATGGATTTGGCATTACGGGGGACAAAGGTTATATCGTGAACACACCGTCTGGCGGTATGGTAAAGTTCACGGGTGATGCATGGGACAACCAGCCTGAACCTGAAGAAGCCCCTGCTGAAGAACCAGTTGCCGAAGAAGAGGCTCCCGCAGAGGAAGAGGTTGTTGAGGAACCCGCTGCTGAAGAAGAAGCGCCTGCTGATGACGCAGCCGCTGATGCTGAAGTTGAAGCCGATGCCGAAGCGAATAGTGATGCCGCTCCCGCCGCTCCCGCTCTCGCAACCTATAAAAACGCATGGGCGTTCATCGTTACCAGCGACATCCACGGCATGGAAACTGGAACGGCATATACTCTCGTCGCTGAGAACCTCCGCACTGGCACAATCGCCACGGAAAACGTCTCAAGCGCAACGAGACGCTCCTCTGCCGTCTGGGCAGACCTGAACCGCAAGAGCGTCGTTGAAGCCGGTGACAAACTCAAAGTCGCCCTTTACGACGACACCAACAGAATCGTCTCAGGTCCCTTCCAACGCACAGTAACGACGAGTGACATTCGCAATGCCTTCTTGAGTCTACAACTGCGGGTCGGAGATGTGCAGCCGCAAGACACGTTGCTTGCGCAGAACTTCCCGAATCCGTTCAATCCAGAGACGTGGATCCCGTATCAGTTGAGCGAATCGACAGAAGTGAAGATTGCGATCTATGATATATCGGGTCGTTTGGTTCGTTCGTTAGATTTGGGTTGGCAGCCGACGGGTTCATATATGACGCCGTCGAGTGCTGCGTATTGGGATGGTAGGAACGCTGTCGGTGAGCGTGTTGCGAGTGGTATCTACTTCTATACGCTGCAGACGTCCGATTTCGCTGCGACCCGACGGATGGTTATCCTCAAATAGGGACGCAGTAAACATAATTCACTCAAACGCCTTGGTGTTTTCATCAAGGCGTTTTTTTTTGCGCACCTTGCTATCTTGGTGGTATAATTGTAACTGCACCAACTTCGAAAAAGGGGAATCAAATGATTAGAAATACCGTCCTGTTTATTGTCCTGCTCTGTGCTTTTGCCAACATAACGAATGCTCAAAATTATTACCCTGTTGATATCGGGAATACTTGGGTTTTGGAGAGCACAGACGGTGCTGAGCGCATCACTTACAAAATTATTGCGACC is a genomic window containing:
- a CDS encoding T9SS type A sorting domain-containing protein, which encodes MKPPQFMFWLMPFLVLSLVCNFTTTATAQNYYPSEIGNTWVFLSADGAEQRTYTLEKPENIDNEELIVLKISTGVLGGDPSDIDRYFVSAHDGGLLLHQSVTDEGAFGIAEATFDPPVTFFPALLPVGHAWEILSETVLQLAGPATSTSAIEVVAIEDVETPAGTFKDCVKIEIRRRSVTALIVVRSTSYQWLAPDVGPVKYQDDQDIVYELESYSLVEAPTADEVPTVEDAPAAEEPAAEEPAVEEEAAEEPAAEEETPAEEVAPEMPASQMFEITLTNLTEGVHGESGQTLSPAIFAAHPAGVKLAEVGQPASELIVALAEGGDVSGLAAFAEAAGANVAIAMNADGTRRYTMPGQSTTVTVTADMVNSSLSVGSMLVSTNDAFIAAIDVPLFDEDGMPVSASLDLMAYDAGSEDNTEMASDIPGPLGLDEATDPPGSNERVPTEGGVIAAHEGIQGVGDVTEAFAWGEPTAMLTITPVDAPAEPMPEPVVEGPGFDVTLEAGLNMISIPLMPAEPYTAKSLAEMLGATAVIQLDAATQHFVGYTIADEGDGFGITGDKGYIVNTPSGGMVKFTGDAWDNQPEPEEAPAEEPVAEEEAPAEEEVVEEPAAEEEAPADDAAADAEVEADAEANSDAAPAAPALATYKNAWAFIVTSDIHGMETGTAYTLVAENLRTGTIATENVSSATRRSSAVWADLNRKSVVEAGDKLKVALYDDTNRIVSGPFQRTVTTSDIRNAFLSLQLRVGDVQPQDTLLAQNFPNPFNPETWIPYQLSESTEVKIAIYDISGRLVRSLDLGWQPTGSYMTPSSAAYWDGRNAVGERVASGIYFYTLQTSDFAATRRMVILK